atgaacaaggttgggtccgactttgtgaccatccttggtgtctttagggtgcctcttttggttaggactgatggtgagacgaatattcatgttcgggtcacctaaatccgagccacggttcacccgtttcgcCCGAATtagtgttttgagtaaattgatttcccaaatgaagtcatggctgatatgcacgacttagggactgttcttggagtgttcttgagttcataaatgtgtcgggtggtttgagtaggtgaagttacacatgtggcttgcccgaaaccgacacccggggctcaagatacgacccggcgaacttttaaactttatacttatggttaatgatttaacttatgataaaaattaatggatttcattattaaataaattacttatgttaaagaagtaattattttattttaagacttttaatataattatttattatattaattaattattaattatgatttaattagcatgttaattaaacttattattaataacacttttatttgttaaaggaaaatacttatgataagtattaaatttaattatgagaaattattataagacttataataaagattaaataattatttaattattataagacttaattattatttaattatgacttaattattaaatacttatgatttaataattttaattagaaacttatgatatgattaataattcattattaattaataatacttatgatatgatttaaaattcattataaattaataatatttatattatgattgatatttaattaattaattaaatacttatgttatactaattatagcaTTTCaacttaagttaattttaataattcattttatttaattaaacttatgttaaaacattattatacacatttgactttaaataacattataacctatgttattattataacttacacttttaaaattaatgttgactaggtttgaccaaggttgacttttgagttgactttcggttgactttgactttcagttgacttctgttgaactttctaaatttggaaactttccaaaaatagaaactttccaaaaatagaaactttccaaaaatagaaactttccaaaaatagaaactttcctaaaatagaaaaactttccaaaaatggaaacctgctaaaaatagaaactttctaaaaatagaaagtgtgtgtccttatgctgttccaatcaaaccgatgcttgctgagtaatgttctatgtctacttgcaacatgtacaatagctatcatactaagacttggcctaagttagttatttatttcgacctgctttatttataggtcggcgttgtgatctttcgtgatcactttactttacgtgctgttcgcttgtctttgtggtttcttcagttgctatttaaggtgagttatagtcccatttttctatttaaatcttttgggatgagaatacatgcaatttattttatattttggacaagtggaagttggtttaaattattcattgtgagttgaacaaaaatattccctagtctggtaactgtaatcactggtttctactagtgaacgcgaatcctatggatagatctatcgggtttgacaaccccatttcgagctagtcgcgctagcaatttataatcggaatgtttagtacttcgtattttgttgtagatacacttgttcggtgtatattatttattgtgtttggcaagggtaaataaatggttaagtggttaccaggtggctcacggaaaatggaataatgttttattatatgttttctagcatataatttggtggtttaaaaggagttttatgttttcaaacataaattttttattgtttaaattaaatattgtttgcaatattaaacctataattcactcaacatttttgttgacagttactcgcatgttttattctcaggttcatgattgattgcttccgctgtgcttagagagtctgcatttttatgatggcagcttttgttaaacattaacttgcattctattttgttacattaaatagtggttgtttgttgactttgttttggtcaacttttggttaaagttttattgtatagtttttctaaacttatacattttagtagatttcctttataggaaatcatttttaaataaagaatgcaaggttgttttattaaattcatatagagtttcgatcaagctgtgggaccaagtgacggagccgttaagtgctttgacggagtcgtcacagttggcttGTGACATTTATTTATTTCGAGCCGTCCGATTGCGTCATCTATTTGGTGTATCGGTTAGGATCTTCATTTCTCGAAGAAGATCCCGTTATTTATAGTATTCGTTATTTttgctaaaataataataataaaagagttaaTTACACCGATGGTCCATGTGGTCTTTGTTAAATTTCGTCGCTAGTCCCTAACttttaaaaattatatgcttcGTCCCTGTGGTTTTTAATCCAAACGGCGGTGGTCCTTTTAATAACTTCTGTTAATCAGTCTCCGTTACCTGGAACATGTGCCGGTCACATGATGGCTAAAAAGGTAATTTGCAGTCCTTGAAAATTGACAATCACATTCAAATGTAGTGTAAATTGACAATAACATTAACACTTAGACAATAACATTACAACACTGCAACCCATTTCAAAATGTAGTGCAGATCGACAATCACAATACAAGTACAAAATTAAATTGCGAAATGACAATCAAAATTCAAAGTGCAGCCTACTATTCAAATTCTACTCTAATTCAAAACACAACGATCATTAACACTATGACAAACCCAACAACCCAAAACCTAATCCTAAGCCTTCGAATTTCATCATCTTTAACTCTCAACAATCCAAATAATACCTCAATCGGGCAATTGCACCTCACTTGATCAACCCATCGAAAGAAAGAGCATTTGTACAAATTGTAAAATTTTATCAATATTTGAAAACGGAGCATTTAGACTACTGCAAATGCTAAAATTATCAATATTAGCATCTATTCATACCTGACATGTGTAAAAAAATCGTCTATGGTTCTTGGCAGTGGAAGAGGTTCGAATAATGGCATGACATCCGCAATAACACCTCATCGTAACGAGATAATTGCCTTAACGATTGATGCAGTGAATATTCCCTAACCAAATTGAACCCTAAAACTTTAATCGTGTGGAATTAGATCCGTGACAATGAAAACCTAGAATATGACGTTAGGGATTATAATCGTTATATAATGTTTAAGAGTCAAAGAGTCAATGTGTAAATTACCTTTTTAGTCATCATGTGACCGGCACATGTTCCAGATAACGGAGACTGATTAACAAAAGTTATTAAAAATGACCACCCTCGTTTGAATTAAAAACTACAAGGACaaaacatataatttttaaaagtgAAGGACTAGTGACGTAACTTAACaaagactaaaaaaaaaaaaaaagtcgacaCAATCGTTCGTTTGTTTACCTTTGGCGAAGCAGCAGTTTCGTAAAGCAAAGAAGTGGAAAAATAATACTAATGGCGAATACTAGTAAAGAAGCAGTAGTAAAAAACGCAGAGAAATTAGTTGAGATGATGATGAAAGGAAACGATGCATCTCATGATTCTGCTCACGCTTTTCGTGTTCGTGATCTTGCTCTCTCCCTTGCACGCGAAGAACACATTTCAAATCCATTTTCACTCCTAATCGtatgtaatttttttattattattattattattattattattattattattattattattattattattattattattattattattattattattaaatattaaatttaatccTAATTATGTATCTCTTTGTTTATTTTAATCGTTCATCTGCACATGTATTCCATTCACAAATTAAGCTGCTTAAATTTGATGTTTAATTAGTTATTCAACTTGAAATTAGTTTTAACAAGTTTATCGCAAAATATAGTTTGATAATCGGCGCGGAGGCCTAAAATAGTAGTAACTGAAATGAAATAAGATCAAAGATAGAATATTGCTTTACATATGAAGTTGATGTTCAGAATATTGTTGAGCAGATTGATGAATTgtactgtattttttttttttttttgaaaagttaattgTACTGTATTTGATTTTATTAGGTTTAGTACTATAGGCAGAACGGCTAGTCTAATTTGCTGTCTAATTTCAGCATATTTGTGGATAACAAGTTTATGATATCTATTtcacattattaatatttttgCAGGTTGAGCTAGCTGCACTTCTTCATGATATAGGTGATTGTTTTTTATGCTACTGTTGATTTATGATTTCTAAAACTTTGTCTAAATTGTAGCTGTTGATGATAGTTTATAGTTTTATATGCAGGTGACTACAAGTACTTGAAGTAAGCCTCTTATTTGTTGCAAATATGTTAAGGTTTTTCATACGTCTTGATCGTCGCTACTGCTACTGTTGTGTATTTTATCTTCGGAAAATGGCTTTTGAGTTGTAGTATTTCGTTTATATGACAGTGATGATATTTACATGTGCTTCTGAATTTTATGTGTCAACAGAAAAGAGACCATTACAACCTTTTTAAAATCAAATTCTTAagtttactaattttttttttacagtttcATACATTGTTCATGTTTCATGTACCTCAAAGTTGTTTTGCCTTTTTGGTTCGCTTTATTCTATACAAATCGGAATGTTTTTCTTTTATGTTATGCAGGGATCCATCTGAAGAGAAAATTGTAGAAaattttcttgcaaatgagggtgtGGATATCCTTATGAGCAGCACGATTTTagctattattataaaggggatggGTAGGTTCATCTACCGAGATCTAATAGTTGTATTAATTATCTTTATCTGGTACTTTACTCATCAAATAAATGTAAAGGTTTCAAGGAGGAGATAAATGGAGTCACAAATGGTTCTAATTCACGAGAGTTTGGTGTTGTGCAAGATGCTGACCGACTTGACGCAATCGGTGCTATTGGTAAATCAACATAATCTAATTAATGTCCAATACTATTCATCTTGGTTTCTTAAATGCTaatagatatttttttttttttttttttttttttttttttttttttttgaaaggcaatgttagtggttagcacacgaagttaattcacgaaaatccccccccccccccgagactcgaaccctggtctcctcgaacaccatgttaacatggtgaccaatgaggcaaagccccattggcaaaTGCTAATAGATATTAAGCTTATGATTACAGTTTTTTCCCAGCTTATATGGCGtgcatgtatattatatataaacaaaAAGCATCATGGTTTAGTGAAGTCGGAGAAGATTATGTTTTATATTATTTACCATAATGAATGAATTTGTGTACAGGGATTGCTCGTTGTTTTACTTTTGGTGGAAGTAGAAATAGGGTGCTTCATGATCCTAACATTCAGCCTCGATTGGATTTGTCAAAGGACCAATACATGAAGAAAGAAGAGCAAACTACTGTGAATCACTTTCATGAAAAGCTTCTTAAGCTTAAGGATCTAATGAAAACAAAGGTGGTTATATTAAATCCACATGTTCTAATAGGAAATCAATATTAAATCTAAATAACATTCGTTTGAGAAACAAAGTCGCTTATCTAAAGATTAAAATTATTTGTTTGATATCAGGCAGGGAAGAAAAGGGCAGAGAAAAGGCATAAGTTCATGGAGGAGTTCCTTCAAGAATTCTATGAAGAATGGGCAGGGAAAGCTTGAAATAAGGTAGAACTGGAACCATGTTTTTCATTTCAATATAAACATTAATATGTCATCATGAATATTGGTATAATTTTATTAGCAAAGTAGCTATTTGAACATGAATCACCAAcaaatcttttatttatatttaagtaAGTTACAATAAGATGCATTTCCAAATTTTTTTGCTACTCTCTACCCACATCTTTCTTCAATCTGTGCAATACAACTTTGATTTATATAAATTGTTTTAAATTAAAAATCGTAAAGAAAGAATAAGTTATAAAAAACACATAAACACCACACATCGTCACTAGGAGCTCAATATTCGTTATTCTGATACATTTGAAGATCATACTTGTTACGTTTGCGAAGCTTCACTTTTAGCCCATGCTGCATGTACATCGTGAGTGCAAGCTTTGGAACTACATGATGGTTTTCAACCACCGCTACTTTATACCGGTATAAAATGGAGGCTGCAACGAATTTCATCTGGTAGTAGGCAAAGTCTTTTCCCAAACATAACCTGGGCCCACCGTTGAAGGCGGTGAACTTGTAGGCTGATTCACTCATGAACCGCCCGTCCCTCGTCCATCTTTCTGGTCTGAACTCCCTGCAGTCCTTTCCCCATATTGCTTCCATTCTTCCCATTGCGTATATGGCGTAAACCACTTTTGTTCCTTTCTTCAACACTGTCCCATCCGGAAATACATCATCTTCTACGACCTGCATTTAGTATTTTAGGGGAAACAATATAATGAGTTAGTAAAATTAAAGCTAACAACAGGTTGACCTAATGAAGCCTTAGGCTAGATGTGGTAAAATGGATGAGTGGCGGGATGGGTAACATATTGATGGGCCGGGTTGGTAACATATAGAAATGGGCCGGGTTGGGCAAGGTTGTAAAAGTTGCGAGTTGGGGACGATTCGGTCGGAACCTTGGAGGGACGAGTCAGTTGAGTCGGGGATGAGTCGGGCGCTGACCAACGTTGACttagtaataaataaattaaacatatatattacacacatatatatcaaacataaaaacataaatatttcaaacatagataTGTGGTCCAAAAtctaattttaaaaaatataaaattctTGATCCTTTGACCCGATTTTTTTAGCGTTAACGGATTTTTAAGGTGTTTTTTGGGTGATTTGGGACAGGTTAGTCCCCAAACCAACGCATCGACCGACTTTTATATTAGCCGGGTTGGGTAACGTATAGAAAAGGGCTGGGTTGGGTAACATAATAGAATGGGTCAGATTGGATAGTAGCAAGTATTACCTCTTTATGATCAACTGGTACTGAAGGGTATAATCTTAACGACTCAGATATGGCTGCATGTAAATAGTCCATCTTTTTTACCTCTTCTGGTTTAAATATTAGGTCCTCATTTTCACGTTCACCTTCATCCTCTCTTTCCTTCACAATCCGACATATCTCACGCAGAATCTTTTCTTCCACCGTTGGATTGCGATCAAGAAGCCAAAAAAACCAACTCAATGCAACCGAAGAAGTATCCCTTCCAGCAAGTATAAAATTCACGCAAATATCGCGTAAAAACTTATCTGAAAAAGGTCGTCCCTGTTCATCTTTATGTCCCATAAAAATAGTCAACAAATCAGACCTTTGTTTCTTGTCTTCACCCTGCATATAAATTTCTTTCTTCCTGGTACGTATCACCTCGTCTGCAAAACTGTCTACTCCTATTATCGATTCCTTCAGTTTCTTTTCAGACCCGAGGTTAAAATGCCTCATGATCTTCCAAACTAGAGTTGGACTAACAAACCGTAATATAGTTGCTTCAGTAGCTGCTTCAAACGCTTGTGCAAATGGTATTTCAGGAAGCCCGGGACTTAAACAACCCGGGTCAACCCCGAAAGCTATCATACAAACATTATCAAAAGTCAATCTTAAAAGGATGTCTTGTAGATCAATCGCAGTAGATTGTTTTACAGACTCTTTCAAAACAGGCAACAATCGTCTGTGAACGAGCTCTAATAACGACTCAGTAGTCAAGTTTCTAAATTTAGACGAGTGAAACTCGATACTAGCTGTCTTCCTCTGTTTCTGCCAAATATCATCATCAGCATTAAAGATACCATCTCCAAGAAGATCTTTTAAGGCCTGACGAAAATACGGGCCTTTTGGGTATGCTTGAAACCTAGTTTTGAGAAGGTGCTCGAGGTTACGCGGGTCAGCAGTTACTATACAGTTAAGATTAGTAAACCATGGGCCTTGAAAAGTGAACGTCCCGTTTTGTTTACAAAGAATTTGAGAAATCCATTCGTACATGTCAACACGAAGGCCAAGTACTAACGAAGGCAACATCCCAACGAACGGCCACACGGGTAGCCCTTTTCGTTTCCTTTGCCTTAAAGCATGTATGGTAACGAAAACCAAAATGGCAACAAAAAGCTCGATGATTTGAACATCAAAAAAGAACTTCCGGCCAGTGACCGGAGAAATAAAGAATGAAGAATTAGACATGATGGTAGTGTTTAATGTGGAAGGTGAAGGATGATAGTTCATGTTGAAGTTATGGTAAGGGGAGGCATGTCATGAATTATATGAGGGTACGGGGCAAGTGTTACTTGTTGTGCATGAGAATGTGATTTGGTGAGCAGAAATGAAAGATTATGAGATGATTATTGACCAAATTAGGTGAATTTAGGGTAATCAAGAAATTAATGGTTGCTTTTTAAAAGTTATGTTGTTATGTTGTATATTGTATTTTTTGGGGAATAGTTGGTATGGGGGTTAACCTATAAGTGCTACAGGTCTCAACAAAGGTTAACAACCTGCTATCAAATTTATACACTTGTTGGAATGTTTTATAGTTTTATGGTCTAAACACgttatgtaattaaatataaaatatttgtATAATCGTGTAGTCATGGAGTTTCTAGATATATATCAACTTTATCTAATAAAAAGTATATACAGTAAATAACGATAGTATTGTCATTGTCCCTATATACTTAAAAAACGCGGAATTTGGTCCTTTTGCTCCCACCCCGGCCCAAAAAGTGTTCAAAACGACATTTACCTCAAACTCCACAGAAAAAGTGCAAAAAACCCCCTCCCCTTAACTATAACCAACTCACATAAAATATCCTGCCTCTCAGGGGGTAAACCGTCAATTtcctaaattaaaataaaaacttcacccaaacacttcgacaacccgtatcttcctcctcgctccgagttaaatttcGCTGActacaccgttaaactcgaaatatttttgtgaacaaaacgaaactaactgcattcaaaacggacacttcttaaaaaacgctaaacacaacgacaacccataTTCCTGCGCAGTTAAGAGAGAAATTGTCCCCAAGGAAACAACTTGTGTCTTTCTTGGATATGCTCAGTCCGGGTATAGACGTTAAGACGTGAAATCCAAGAGACTCGATGTATCCTTGAATGTTCTCTTTAATGGGGGCGCTTCATATTTTCCTTAACCTAATTAATAAGCCCCGGGGGAAAATGATGATGGAGATGTATTGCGGCCTTCTCCTGTTCATCAACTCTAACCGCATTCTTCTGCAGTTGATGTTACGGATCAGCCTCACGCTTTACTCCTACCCAAAAAGTGGTCAAAACGACATTGACTCCAAACTCCACACAAAAAGTgcaaaaccccccccccccccccccccccccccccccccccccccaacaacACCCAAACACTATAACCAACTAACAAAAAATACCCTACACCTCAGGGGGTAAACCGTCAATTtcctaaattaaaataaaaactccacccaaacACTTTGACAGCCCGCATCTTCCTCCTCGCTCCGAATTAAATTTCGCCGaccacaccgttaaactcgaaatatttttgtgaacaaaacgaaactaactgcattcaaaacggacacttcttaaaaaacgctaaacacaacgacagcccatatcttcccgctcgccgtgagttaaattttttcgacggcagcgtcttactcgaaataattttatgaacaaaacgataaaaagtacgttcgaaacggatactttttagaaaacgctaaacacaacgacatcccgtatcttcctgctcaccgcgagttaaattttttcgccagtACCGTTAAACTCGAACTATTTttgtcaacaaaacgaaactaactactttCGAAATGGacattttttaaaaaacgctaaacacaacgacaacccgtatcttcccgctcgccgcgagttaaaattTTTCGATAGCAGCgtcttactcgaaataattttatgaacaaaacgataaaaagtaAGTCCAAAACAGAcattttttaaaaaatgctaaacacaacgatAACCCGTATCTtcgtgctcgccgcgagttaaattttttccccAGCATTGTTAGAATCGAAATAATTTTattaacaaaacaaaactaactacaatAGGCTAATAGTTTGTATTTAAGAACACTACTTTTGAGGTGTTACGctagaattaaaaattaaaagttatctGAAAGTGAGAACATTGTTACAAAACTTTGGAGGTCTAATACAATGACTACAACTTGATAGTATTATTTTAAGATTATGATCCAAGTATAAACTTTTTCCATTGCTAAATGTTTTTGAACTCAAACAACTGATTTAGATCAAATCTAGCTATGTTTTCTATTCCTTATTAAAGGAtggatttttttaatatatatatatatatatatatatatatatatatatatatatatatataggtaaaggATGGATTTTTAATGTGAGATATTTGTTAAAAATTGTTAGGCTTGCACATTAGTATGGGATGCCAAAGTAGTTTGGATGAGTATAAGTTTGAATCAATTAAGAGTATTTATGTATGAACGGTAAGTTGAATGTATGTATTTAAACCGTAGGAAATATGCATGGTCATTCTGTAAATGCAAATCTATGCAGATACACAAAGCCTTATATATTATTAGCCATTTACGCATATATAACCACTCGGATAAAATCAAACATTACCGCCGCAACGCACGGTCGAACAACTTTCTAGTTATGATTATTAAGcatttataaaataaaagaaatacgTCAATTAGCTAAAATTTACGTCTTCAACCTAGTTAATTTTTTGTTTGGTTTTTAATCTAGAGATATGATATATACTGTAAACTGTAATCTAGATCTAGACTAGATGGGTGGACGCATACCCCCATTCGCCATGTAAAACATGTTCGCATGATGATTGAACTGTGATAAATTACAATGAAACTACGAAAGTTCATTGGTAGTTACTAAATAAGTAACAGTTAAAAGGTCTACTTAGTTGATTAATGTTTTAATCGTAGAAGAAGAATTCTACACTTACAAAGATTTTACAAACAAATTTTATACAAAATGATGTTGAATGAACAAAACAACTTATAAAAAAAAGTAACTACGAGTAATAAACAATTTATATGGCATCATAAATTTCGAGTTTGTTTCTTTATAAAAGGCAGTGTGTGTGAAAAGACGTGCTTTTGGTTTTGTTACACATGataattcatttatttattttttattttttattatttatttatttatttatttatttatttatttatttatttttattattatttttttctctaaTAAAACCCAAAGTTTATGAATAGCAACCCCTTAGTGCTTAAAGTGTCTGTACTTTAAGCTTAATTACATGTATCAACATGACACTAACACTAAAAATTGCCAACTTATTTAATTTAACCTTCTCTAAAACACAGTTTATGAATAGTATCCCATTAGCGTTACAGTGTTTGTACTTTAAGCTTAATTACATGTACCAACATGACACCAACACTAAAAATTGCCAACTTGCGTACACCAAGAGGTCAAAACTGTAACCCTCTAAGGGGGCAAAGTGTAACTTTCATATTTAATAAAATATTCACCTAAAATCACCAACATCTTTGACGGGCTTTATCTATTTTTCCGGTGCGAGTTAGTTTTCACCGCTataaccgttaaactcgaaataatgttACGAACAAAACGCAACAAACTATATTGAAAACGGAACTTACACGCACTACTACGAAGCTTTGTTTTAGAGTAATAAATATCAAAGTGAATTACATTTACATTTTAGGTCCCTACATTATTTATGATCACCTCACTCTTTAAATGACTAATAACTGTTTTAAAGTTAAATTTAAAGACTGAACTGAGAAATTAACTTCAAACAGTGAATTTGAGTTTTTATTCACTTCAATTTATTTCCTTTTTGTATATTTTTTGATTTCTTTTGGCAATCAGATTTAGTAAACACCTCTACCGCCTCGTAGCGAGGGCTTCTTCACTAGTTTATACAAAATGATGTGGCTTGTAATTCCTCAGATCACAATAGTTTTTTTCCTTCATCTTTGTATTTCTTCAAATTATTTTGTAAAAATTGTATTTGTTAAAATTTTTGTAAGTCTAAAAAATTTCTTTTAATTGTATTTGGTTGACAATTTACAGTACAGTGAAGTTTTTAATGGATGTTAGAAGTGTATCAGCTAGTTAGTTTTTCAAATCTTGCCCTAAAATTTATATTTAGGTAAATCCGATCCTTTTTTTATTCTAATTATCCTTAATTCCTTATACTTTCTACtataaggccactccctatcgtaactaaactattcatcctcttaaccttccacatcagcgccacatcaacaccaatatcctataactaactcataactaaacactccctatcatggctaaaacaatactcctcttaatatacaacgtacaagcaataaagcatcaagtccaacaataaaaagccaccgggatccacaattcctataactaactaAACACATCCGTTAAATCCATGGTGAGTGCGGGTA
This genomic window from Rutidosis leptorrhynchoides isolate AG116_Rl617_1_P2 chromosome 2, CSIRO_AGI_Rlap_v1, whole genome shotgun sequence contains:
- the LOC139893861 gene encoding uncharacterized protein; protein product: MANTSKEAVVKNAEKLVEMMMKGNDASHDSAHAFRVRDLALSLAREEHISNPFSLLIVELAALLHDIGDYKYLKDPSEEKIVENFLANEGVDILMSSTILAIIIKGMGFKEEINGVTNGSNSREFGVVQDADRLDAIGAIGIARCFTFGGSRNRVLHDPNIQPRLDLSKDQYMKKEEQTTVNHFHEKLLKLKDLMKTKAGKKRAEKRHKFMEEFLQEFYEEWAGKA
- the LOC139890210 gene encoding cytochrome P450 86B1-like, giving the protein MNYHPSPSTLNTTIMSNSSFFISPVTGRKFFFDVQIIELFVAILVFVTIHALRQRKRKGLPVWPFVGMLPSLVLGLRVDMYEWISQILCKQNGTFTFQGPWFTNLNCIVTADPRNLEHLLKTRFQAYPKGPYFRQALKDLLGDGIFNADDDIWQKQRKTASIEFHSSKFRNLTTESLLELVHRRLLPVLKESVKQSTAIDLQDILLRLTFDNVCMIAFGVDPGCLSPGLPEIPFAQAFEAATEATILRFVSPTLVWKIMRHFNLGSEKKLKESIIGVDSFADEVIRTRKKEIYMQGEDKKQRSDLLTIFMGHKDEQGRPFSDKFLRDICVNFILAGRDTSSVALSWFFWLLDRNPTVEEKILREICRIVKEREDEGERENEDLIFKPEEVKKMDYLHAAISESLRLYPSVPVDHKEVVEDDVFPDGTVLKKGTKVVYAIYAMGRMEAIWGKDCREFRPERWTRDGRFMSESAYKFTAFNGGPRLCLGKDFAYYQMKFVAASILYRYKVAVVENHHVVPKLALTMYMQHGLKVKLRKRNKYDLQMYQNNEY